In Methylotenera versatilis 79, the DNA window CAAAACTGGTGACACCAGCCACTGTGCCTTCATACACTTCACCAATTTTATCTTGCATGTAATAGCATTTCAGCCAGTTGGTCACATCGCGTGTCGCTTCATCTGCGCGACGTTCAGTCATCGAACAATGCGTGCCTAACGAATTCCAGTCTTTCGCTTTGTACTTTTCACCTTTAACCACCGCTTTAATCGCGCGATGAATCAGCAAGTCGGGATAACGTCTGATCGGCGAAGTAAAGTGTGCATAAGCCTCATAAGCCAAACCAAAATGGCCAACATTGTCGGGACTGTAAACCGCTTGCTGCATAGACCTTAACAAAACTGTTTGCAGCAATTGTGCGTCTGGGCGCTGTTTAATTTGATTCATCAACTTGCCATAATCTTTGGCATGTGGCTTATCGCCACCCGTGACGCCAAAACCGACTTCCGCCATAAAAGTGCGCAAAGCTTCTAGTTTTTCTGGCGTTGGCCCTTCATGAATACGATAAAGTGCGGCTTGTTCGTTTTTGTGTAAGAAATCCGCTGCGCATACGTTTGCGGCCAGCATGCACTCTTCAATCAATTTATGCGCATCATTACGGCCAGTCGGCACGATACGTTCAATTTTGCCGTTGTCATCAAAAACCATCATCGTTTCAGTCGATTCAAACTCAATCGCACCGCGTTTTTCACGTTGATTGAGCATTAACTTAAATAAACTGTACAGATTTTGCACATGCGGCATGATATGGCTATATTCTTTAGCCACATCTCCATCTGGATTTTGCAACATATCAGCGACTTTTGTGTAAGTCATACGCGCTTTCGAACGCATCACTGATGGATAAAACTGGTATTTTTGCACCACGCCATCGGTATCGATTTGCATATCGCATATCATGCAAAGCCGCTCTACATCAGGGTTAAGTGAACACAAACCATTTGACAGCGCTTCTGGCAACATTGGAATCACGCGACGTGGGAAATACACCGAATTACCGCGCTCAAACGCATCTTTATCCAGCGCATCGTCAGGCTTTACATAAAAACTCACATCGGCAATCGCGACAACTAAACGCCAACCCAAGCTTGGTTTATCTGCATTCAATGGTTCAGCAAATACCGCATCATCGAAATCACGCGCCGTTTCGCCATCAATGGTAATTAAAGCTAACTCGCGCAAATCAATACGGTCTTTATAATCGGCCGCTTGCACTAATTTAGGAATGCGCTCTGCTTGGCTTAGTGCTGCCGGAGAAAATTCATGTGGCAGCTTGTGTTTTCTTAATGCAATTTCGATTTCCATACCGCTATCGGCATAGTTACCTAAAATCTGCACCACTTTACCCATCGGGTGCGCGTGGGAACTTGGCTGTTCAGTCAATTCCACCATTACGACCTGGCCAGGTTTTGCGCCCATGTCTAAATGATAAGGAATCAGAATATCTTGGTTGATGCGCTTATCTTCTGCCGCAACAATCGTCACCCCTGTGCCACGTACAATGCGACCTACCAAGGTTTTAGTACTGCGCTCCAGCACTTCGACAATCTTGCCTTCTGGCCGACCTTTTCTATCCAGTCCAGCCATGCGTACCATCGCACGGTCACCATGCATTACTTGCGCCATCTCACGCGGACCTAAAAATAGATCTTCTGGGTGTTTTGTTTTGTCATCCGGCACTAAAAAACCAAAGCCATCTGGATGCCCAAGTACTTTACCTGCAATCAAGTGAATTTTGTCTGCCAAACACAACGCACCTTTCCGGTTGCGCATGATTTGACCTTCACGCTCCATTGCATTCAAACGTCGATTAAAATTATCCCGTTCACTATCATCAATATCCAACAAGATATAAATTTGTTCATTACTCAGTGGAACACCTTGATCAG includes these proteins:
- the rnr gene encoding ribonuclease R encodes the protein MSIKKKDTQSKPQSSQRGSDPHASREAAQYEAPLPSRELVLQILSDQGVPLSNEQIYILLDIDDSERDNFNRRLNAMEREGQIMRNRKGALCLADKIHLIAGKVLGHPDGFGFLVPDDKTKHPEDLFLGPREMAQVMHGDRAMVRMAGLDRKGRPEGKIVEVLERSTKTLVGRIVRGTGVTIVAAEDKRINQDILIPYHLDMGAKPGQVVMVELTEQPSSHAHPMGKVVQILGNYADSGMEIEIALRKHKLPHEFSPAALSQAERIPKLVQAADYKDRIDLRELALITIDGETARDFDDAVFAEPLNADKPSLGWRLVVAIADVSFYVKPDDALDKDAFERGNSVYFPRRVIPMLPEALSNGLCSLNPDVERLCMICDMQIDTDGVVQKYQFYPSVMRSKARMTYTKVADMLQNPDGDVAKEYSHIMPHVQNLYSLFKLMLNQREKRGAIEFESTETMMVFDDNGKIERIVPTGRNDAHKLIEECMLAANVCAADFLHKNEQAALYRIHEGPTPEKLEALRTFMAEVGFGVTGGDKPHAKDYGKLMNQIKQRPDAQLLQTVLLRSMQQAVYSPDNVGHFGLAYEAYAHFTSPIRRYPDLLIHRAIKAVVKGEKYKAKDWNSLGTHCSMTERRADEATRDVTNWLKCYYMQDKIGEVYEGTVAGVTSFGLFVALDGVYVEGLVHVTELGNDYFNYDKARHEMLGERTGARYRLGDRLTVKVARVDLETSKIDFTLETGAGKTAKETQSKTQSQAPSNNQSKVFNKPLSVNKSKFSDEFKGDFKPMSTRALEKAKKDRSGAKKAIKSSPKSGVKSGSKSVSKPSSKPVSKNRNTQNKGKR